One Vespa crabro chromosome 9, iyVesCrab1.2, whole genome shotgun sequence genomic region harbors:
- the LOC124427055 gene encoding DNA-directed RNA polymerase, mitochondrial isoform X1 has translation MYRFLKKTRYVSNIDLSSKQSSINQLPLCSFCKIYHWNASLAIWFINKCYFGTKVNDAEVRVPIKKKSRIRRKYVELLEVTEELTSNKKAAVKKLDAAYLSTLINQSDVSLDKLNNISDNYLHEKDNKENIEMKDNINVSTDVTMLDNLRKEANEGSIIYENLNKLNISYSGGTYDTLYNKKSSILNELSNKEFEEEIEQNIKSDIFKSEIEEDLSIKNKLQIKNIVKNNDSRRNILKVSSKKYKKMEAMDLNGQLILAQIDVYLACKMFGKVQKLLKILKNKINDMSHIIHRDACNIILEFYSSDRNLTRFLQIYNYMINNSIIPDPQTYAAAFDIISTMKNKKHQSDLFNKFESDMISNGISFHDIFNMSKFTLHQPKNILETIRFFRPEYQPEYSMPQMSYNCKLLNRINEINSRENPVEGLLSLQDLKNSLMMQINQENRFIIPIKSVEKFDPSNNDTISYCKQKLADLESSWREVASKAFEKNLKYLEQKEHDLKSSTLILYPFLKVLPTERYINIILQEIRNLSDNSESFTLPLSVLYVNMGFLVYREYEIHTKKNNGVMDKVIDIYNKYLDWYCQTGPLNIEKGVNSRIAWSKFIYENQHYGASLDKESIQWPYIVCMNIGKFLYQIIINDIKINTDSHTANPSMCEKPAFYTLFRSKGKNLIEQIKPHPNLHKLYKDTQSNTLIFEAPFLPSLCPPRPWVSVDSGGYTFLKTNFVRIPYYAKAKQIQALKSTSPEQLFPAFDNLNQLGSVPWKINTDVLDILIKVFQNGGSEKLNVPESPSILLPVEDTTENINIKDNSCISKTKLQLKKKKEEMYSLWCDCLYKLSVANHYRNNVFWLPHNLDFRGRVYPVPPHLTHLGSDLARSIMIFAQKKPLGPNGLDWLKIHTINLSGLMKRANVKDRLKFANDNIDKIVDSAEHPLTGDMWWAESAEPWQTLASCIEITKALKSPNTEEYLSGLPIHQDGSCNGLQHYAALGRDQSGAENVNLQSADTPQDIYSVVVNMVEDLRSQDAEKGVLIAKMLEGHINRKVIKQTIMTTVYGVTKYGARLQILKQLKDLEKFPQERSWEASTYLTYKTFDSLRTMFKSARAIQDWFTNCAYIISTIFGEPVEWITPLGFPVIQPYSKFKKSKNQANKIERVDTLKQKNSFPPNFIHSLDSTHMMLTSLFCEQTGMTFMSVHDCYWTHPCTIDQMNKICREQFVALHSEPILDNFSKYLHERYLKKSNPLLDTFSEKEIENIKNNFNSVPEKGSFKLDNVLNSVYFFS, from the exons ATGTAtagatttttgaaaaaaacaCGATACGTATCAAATATTGATCTTTCTTCAAAACAATCATCCATAAATCAATTACCGTTGTGTTCTTTTTGTAAGATCTATCATTGGAATGCATCCTTAG cTATAtggtttataaataaatgttattttggCACAAAAGTAAATGATGCAGAGGTACGTgttcctattaaaaaaaagtctagaataagaagaaaatatgttGAATTGCTTgaag taacgGAAGAACTtacaagtaataaaaaagctgctgtaaaaaaattagatgCAGCTTACCTATCTACTTTAATCAATCAGTCAGACGTATCTTTAGATAAGTTGAATAATATAAGTGACAATTATCTTCATgagaaggataataaagaaaatatagaaatg aaagatAACATAAATGTTTCTACTGATGTTACAATGTTGGATAATTTGAGGAAAGAAGCAAATGAAGGaagtattatttatgaaaatctgaataaattgaatataagCTATTCAGGAGGTACATATGATACTCTATACAATAAAAAGTCCTCtattttaaacgaattaaGCAATAAAGAAtttgaagaagaaattgaACAGAACATTAAATCGGATATATTCaa AAGTGAAATTGAAGAagatttatcaataaaaaataagttacaaataaaaaatatagtaaaaaataatgattctcGACGGAATATTCTAAAGGTatcttcaaaaaaatataaaaagatggaAGCAATGGATCTAAATGGACAACTTATATTAGCACAAATAGATGTTTATTTAGCTTGTAAAATGTTTGGAAAAGtgcaaaaattgttaaaaattttaaaaaataaaattaatgatatgtcacatataatacataggGATGCTTGTAATATTATCCTTGAATTTTATTCTTCAGACAGAAACCTGACaagatttttacaaatatataattatatgataaataattctataattCCTGATCCACAAACTTATGCAGCTGCTTTTGATATAATTAGcacgatgaaaaataaaaaacatcaATCAG acttatttaataaattcgagTCAGATATGATCAGTAATGGTATATCGTTccatgatatttttaatatgtcaAAATTCACATTACATCaaccaaaaaatattttggaaaCAATACGATTCTTTCGACCAGAATATCAACCAGAATATTCTATGCCTCAGATGTCATATAATTGTAAACTTTTAAAtcgtattaatgaaattaattcacGTGAAAATCCAGTAGAAGGTTTATTATCTCTTCAAGACTTAAAGAATTCTTTAATGATGCAGATAAATcaagaaaatcgatttattatacCTATAAAGAGTGTTGAAAAATTCGATCCATCAAATAATGATACAATTTCATATTGT aaacaaaaattagCTGACTTGGAATCCTCTTGGAGGGAAGTTGCTTCGAAAGCTTTTGAGAAGAATCTGAAGTACTTAGAACAAAAAGAACATGATTTAAAGTCTTCAACATTAATTCTTTATCCATTTTTAAAGGTTCTTCCGACagaacgatatataaatattatcttacaagaaataagaaatttgtCGGATAATTCTGAATCCTTTACTCTACCACTTTCAgtgttatatgtaaatatgggATTTTTAGTTTATAGGGAATACgag ataCATACTAAGAAAAATAACGGTGTTATGGATAaagtaattgatatttataataagtatTTAGACTGGTACTGTCAAACTGGTcctttaaatattgaaaaaggtGTAAATAGTCGTATTGCATGgagtaaatttatatatgaaaatcagCATTATGGTGCTTCCTTGGATAAGGAATCTATACAATGGCCTTATATTGTATGCATGAATATAgggaaatttttatatcagatcattataaatgatatcaaaATTAACACAGATTCTCACACAGCAAATCCATCAATGTGTGAGAAACCAGCTTTTTATACACTATTcagaagtaaaggaaaaaaccTGATAGAACAG ATTAAGCCTCATCCTAATTTACATAAGTTGTATAAAGATACACagtcaaatacattaatatttgaaGCACCATTTCTACCATCTCTATGTCCACCACGTCCTTGGGTTTCTGTAGATTCTGGaggatatacatttttaaagaCAAATTTTGTGAGAATTCCATATTATGCG aAAGCTAAACAAATACAAGCATTGAAGAGTACATCTCCAGAACAACTTTTCCCAGCATTTGATAATTTGAATCAATTAGGATCCGTACCATGGAAAATTAATACTGACGTACTCGATATCTTAATCAAG GTATTTCAAAATGGTGGTTCAGAGAAGTTAAATGTACCAGAATCGCCTTCTATTTTATTGCCTGTAGAAGATACgacagaaaatataaatataaaagataacagTTGTATTTCGAAGACAAAACtgcagttaaaaaaaaagaaagaagaaatgtatTCATTGTGGTGTGACTGTCTTTATAAACTATCTGTTGCAAATCAC taTCGAAATAATGTATTTTGGTTGCCACACAATTTGGATTTTAGAGGAAGAGTATATCCTGTACCTCCTCATCTGACTCATTTAGGATCAGATTTAGCACGTTCAATTATGATATTTGCTCAAAAGAAACCTTTAGGTCCAAATGGCTTGGATTGGTTAAAAATTCATACTATTAATTTAAGTGGTTTAATGAAACGTGCAAATGTTAAGGACCGGCTTAAATTTGCAAATGacaatatagataaaattgtGGATAGTGCAGAACATCCCTTGACG gGTGATATGTGGTGGGCAGAATCAGCTGAGCCTTGGCAAACCTTGGCATCATGTATAGAAATAACTAAGGCTCTAAAATCTCCGAATACAGAAGAATATTTAAGTGGTCTTCCAATACATCAAGATGGAAGTTGCAATGGTCTGCAACATTATGCTGCACTCGGACGAGATCAAAGTGGAGCAGAAAATGTTAACTTACAATCTGCTGATACACCGCAAGATATTTACAGTGTTGTCGTTAATatg GTTGAGGATTTAAGATCACAAGATGCAGAAAAGGGTGTATTAATTGCAAAAATGTTAGAAGgacatataaatagaaaagttataaaacaaacaataatGACTACTGTTTATGGTGTAACCAAGTATGGTGCTAGATTACAAATCTTGAAACAATTAAAAG ATTTAGAGAAGTTCCCACAAGAACGTTCTTGGGAAGCAAGTACATACCTAACTTACAAAACATTTGATAGTTTACGAACAATGTTTAAAAGTGCAAGAGCAATTCAAGATTGGTTCACAAATTGtgcatatattatttcaacgatATTTGGTGAGCCTGTTGAATGGATTACACCTTTAGGATTTCCAGTTATACAACCATAttctaaatttaaaaaatccaAGAATCAAGCAAATAAAATAGA GAGAGTAGATActcttaaacaaaaaaattcatttcctcCGAATTTTATACATTCTTTGGATTCTACTCACATGATGCTTACTAGTTTATTCTGTGAACAAACTGGCATGACATTTATGTCAGTGCATGATTGTTATTGGACACATCCTTGTACTATAGATCAAATGAATAAg attTGTAGGGAACAATTTGTTGCCCTCCATTCAGAGCCTATTTTggataatttttcaaagtatcttcatgaaagatatttaaagaaaag cAATCCTTTATTGGATACGTttagtgaaaaagaaatagaaaatataaaaaataatttcaattctgTACCAGAGAAAGGTTCGTTCAAACTTGACAATGTTTTAAActctgtatatttttttagttAA
- the LOC124427055 gene encoding DNA-directed RNA polymerase, mitochondrial isoform X2: MLNCLKKDNINVSTDVTMLDNLRKEANEGSIIYENLNKLNISYSGGTYDTLYNKKSSILNELSNKEFEEEIEQNIKSDIFKSEIEEDLSIKNKLQIKNIVKNNDSRRNILKVSSKKYKKMEAMDLNGQLILAQIDVYLACKMFGKVQKLLKILKNKINDMSHIIHRDACNIILEFYSSDRNLTRFLQIYNYMINNSIIPDPQTYAAAFDIISTMKNKKHQSDLFNKFESDMISNGISFHDIFNMSKFTLHQPKNILETIRFFRPEYQPEYSMPQMSYNCKLLNRINEINSRENPVEGLLSLQDLKNSLMMQINQENRFIIPIKSVEKFDPSNNDTISYCKQKLADLESSWREVASKAFEKNLKYLEQKEHDLKSSTLILYPFLKVLPTERYINIILQEIRNLSDNSESFTLPLSVLYVNMGFLVYREYEIHTKKNNGVMDKVIDIYNKYLDWYCQTGPLNIEKGVNSRIAWSKFIYENQHYGASLDKESIQWPYIVCMNIGKFLYQIIINDIKINTDSHTANPSMCEKPAFYTLFRSKGKNLIEQIKPHPNLHKLYKDTQSNTLIFEAPFLPSLCPPRPWVSVDSGGYTFLKTNFVRIPYYAKAKQIQALKSTSPEQLFPAFDNLNQLGSVPWKINTDVLDILIKVFQNGGSEKLNVPESPSILLPVEDTTENINIKDNSCISKTKLQLKKKKEEMYSLWCDCLYKLSVANHYRNNVFWLPHNLDFRGRVYPVPPHLTHLGSDLARSIMIFAQKKPLGPNGLDWLKIHTINLSGLMKRANVKDRLKFANDNIDKIVDSAEHPLTGDMWWAESAEPWQTLASCIEITKALKSPNTEEYLSGLPIHQDGSCNGLQHYAALGRDQSGAENVNLQSADTPQDIYSVVVNMVEDLRSQDAEKGVLIAKMLEGHINRKVIKQTIMTTVYGVTKYGARLQILKQLKDLEKFPQERSWEASTYLTYKTFDSLRTMFKSARAIQDWFTNCAYIISTIFGEPVEWITPLGFPVIQPYSKFKKSKNQANKIERVDTLKQKNSFPPNFIHSLDSTHMMLTSLFCEQTGMTFMSVHDCYWTHPCTIDQMNKICREQFVALHSEPILDNFSKYLHERYLKKSNPLLDTFSEKEIENIKNNFNSVPEKGSFKLDNVLNSVYFFS; the protein is encoded by the exons atgttGAATTGCTTgaag aaagatAACATAAATGTTTCTACTGATGTTACAATGTTGGATAATTTGAGGAAAGAAGCAAATGAAGGaagtattatttatgaaaatctgaataaattgaatataagCTATTCAGGAGGTACATATGATACTCTATACAATAAAAAGTCCTCtattttaaacgaattaaGCAATAAAGAAtttgaagaagaaattgaACAGAACATTAAATCGGATATATTCaa AAGTGAAATTGAAGAagatttatcaataaaaaataagttacaaataaaaaatatagtaaaaaataatgattctcGACGGAATATTCTAAAGGTatcttcaaaaaaatataaaaagatggaAGCAATGGATCTAAATGGACAACTTATATTAGCACAAATAGATGTTTATTTAGCTTGTAAAATGTTTGGAAAAGtgcaaaaattgttaaaaattttaaaaaataaaattaatgatatgtcacatataatacataggGATGCTTGTAATATTATCCTTGAATTTTATTCTTCAGACAGAAACCTGACaagatttttacaaatatataattatatgataaataattctataattCCTGATCCACAAACTTATGCAGCTGCTTTTGATATAATTAGcacgatgaaaaataaaaaacatcaATCAG acttatttaataaattcgagTCAGATATGATCAGTAATGGTATATCGTTccatgatatttttaatatgtcaAAATTCACATTACATCaaccaaaaaatattttggaaaCAATACGATTCTTTCGACCAGAATATCAACCAGAATATTCTATGCCTCAGATGTCATATAATTGTAAACTTTTAAAtcgtattaatgaaattaattcacGTGAAAATCCAGTAGAAGGTTTATTATCTCTTCAAGACTTAAAGAATTCTTTAATGATGCAGATAAATcaagaaaatcgatttattatacCTATAAAGAGTGTTGAAAAATTCGATCCATCAAATAATGATACAATTTCATATTGT aaacaaaaattagCTGACTTGGAATCCTCTTGGAGGGAAGTTGCTTCGAAAGCTTTTGAGAAGAATCTGAAGTACTTAGAACAAAAAGAACATGATTTAAAGTCTTCAACATTAATTCTTTATCCATTTTTAAAGGTTCTTCCGACagaacgatatataaatattatcttacaagaaataagaaatttgtCGGATAATTCTGAATCCTTTACTCTACCACTTTCAgtgttatatgtaaatatgggATTTTTAGTTTATAGGGAATACgag ataCATACTAAGAAAAATAACGGTGTTATGGATAaagtaattgatatttataataagtatTTAGACTGGTACTGTCAAACTGGTcctttaaatattgaaaaaggtGTAAATAGTCGTATTGCATGgagtaaatttatatatgaaaatcagCATTATGGTGCTTCCTTGGATAAGGAATCTATACAATGGCCTTATATTGTATGCATGAATATAgggaaatttttatatcagatcattataaatgatatcaaaATTAACACAGATTCTCACACAGCAAATCCATCAATGTGTGAGAAACCAGCTTTTTATACACTATTcagaagtaaaggaaaaaaccTGATAGAACAG ATTAAGCCTCATCCTAATTTACATAAGTTGTATAAAGATACACagtcaaatacattaatatttgaaGCACCATTTCTACCATCTCTATGTCCACCACGTCCTTGGGTTTCTGTAGATTCTGGaggatatacatttttaaagaCAAATTTTGTGAGAATTCCATATTATGCG aAAGCTAAACAAATACAAGCATTGAAGAGTACATCTCCAGAACAACTTTTCCCAGCATTTGATAATTTGAATCAATTAGGATCCGTACCATGGAAAATTAATACTGACGTACTCGATATCTTAATCAAG GTATTTCAAAATGGTGGTTCAGAGAAGTTAAATGTACCAGAATCGCCTTCTATTTTATTGCCTGTAGAAGATACgacagaaaatataaatataaaagataacagTTGTATTTCGAAGACAAAACtgcagttaaaaaaaaagaaagaagaaatgtatTCATTGTGGTGTGACTGTCTTTATAAACTATCTGTTGCAAATCAC taTCGAAATAATGTATTTTGGTTGCCACACAATTTGGATTTTAGAGGAAGAGTATATCCTGTACCTCCTCATCTGACTCATTTAGGATCAGATTTAGCACGTTCAATTATGATATTTGCTCAAAAGAAACCTTTAGGTCCAAATGGCTTGGATTGGTTAAAAATTCATACTATTAATTTAAGTGGTTTAATGAAACGTGCAAATGTTAAGGACCGGCTTAAATTTGCAAATGacaatatagataaaattgtGGATAGTGCAGAACATCCCTTGACG gGTGATATGTGGTGGGCAGAATCAGCTGAGCCTTGGCAAACCTTGGCATCATGTATAGAAATAACTAAGGCTCTAAAATCTCCGAATACAGAAGAATATTTAAGTGGTCTTCCAATACATCAAGATGGAAGTTGCAATGGTCTGCAACATTATGCTGCACTCGGACGAGATCAAAGTGGAGCAGAAAATGTTAACTTACAATCTGCTGATACACCGCAAGATATTTACAGTGTTGTCGTTAATatg GTTGAGGATTTAAGATCACAAGATGCAGAAAAGGGTGTATTAATTGCAAAAATGTTAGAAGgacatataaatagaaaagttataaaacaaacaataatGACTACTGTTTATGGTGTAACCAAGTATGGTGCTAGATTACAAATCTTGAAACAATTAAAAG ATTTAGAGAAGTTCCCACAAGAACGTTCTTGGGAAGCAAGTACATACCTAACTTACAAAACATTTGATAGTTTACGAACAATGTTTAAAAGTGCAAGAGCAATTCAAGATTGGTTCACAAATTGtgcatatattatttcaacgatATTTGGTGAGCCTGTTGAATGGATTACACCTTTAGGATTTCCAGTTATACAACCATAttctaaatttaaaaaatccaAGAATCAAGCAAATAAAATAGA GAGAGTAGATActcttaaacaaaaaaattcatttcctcCGAATTTTATACATTCTTTGGATTCTACTCACATGATGCTTACTAGTTTATTCTGTGAACAAACTGGCATGACATTTATGTCAGTGCATGATTGTTATTGGACACATCCTTGTACTATAGATCAAATGAATAAg attTGTAGGGAACAATTTGTTGCCCTCCATTCAGAGCCTATTTTggataatttttcaaagtatcttcatgaaagatatttaaagaaaag cAATCCTTTATTGGATACGTttagtgaaaaagaaatagaaaatataaaaaataatttcaattctgTACCAGAGAAAGGTTCGTTCAAACTTGACAATGTTTTAAActctgtatatttttttagttAA
- the LOC124427055 gene encoding DNA-directed RNA polymerase, mitochondrial isoform X3, protein MNDMFLYRSEIEEDLSIKNKLQIKNIVKNNDSRRNILKVSSKKYKKMEAMDLNGQLILAQIDVYLACKMFGKVQKLLKILKNKINDMSHIIHRDACNIILEFYSSDRNLTRFLQIYNYMINNSIIPDPQTYAAAFDIISTMKNKKHQSDLFNKFESDMISNGISFHDIFNMSKFTLHQPKNILETIRFFRPEYQPEYSMPQMSYNCKLLNRINEINSRENPVEGLLSLQDLKNSLMMQINQENRFIIPIKSVEKFDPSNNDTISYCKQKLADLESSWREVASKAFEKNLKYLEQKEHDLKSSTLILYPFLKVLPTERYINIILQEIRNLSDNSESFTLPLSVLYVNMGFLVYREYEIHTKKNNGVMDKVIDIYNKYLDWYCQTGPLNIEKGVNSRIAWSKFIYENQHYGASLDKESIQWPYIVCMNIGKFLYQIIINDIKINTDSHTANPSMCEKPAFYTLFRSKGKNLIEQIKPHPNLHKLYKDTQSNTLIFEAPFLPSLCPPRPWVSVDSGGYTFLKTNFVRIPYYAKAKQIQALKSTSPEQLFPAFDNLNQLGSVPWKINTDVLDILIKVFQNGGSEKLNVPESPSILLPVEDTTENINIKDNSCISKTKLQLKKKKEEMYSLWCDCLYKLSVANHYRNNVFWLPHNLDFRGRVYPVPPHLTHLGSDLARSIMIFAQKKPLGPNGLDWLKIHTINLSGLMKRANVKDRLKFANDNIDKIVDSAEHPLTGDMWWAESAEPWQTLASCIEITKALKSPNTEEYLSGLPIHQDGSCNGLQHYAALGRDQSGAENVNLQSADTPQDIYSVVVNMVEDLRSQDAEKGVLIAKMLEGHINRKVIKQTIMTTVYGVTKYGARLQILKQLKDLEKFPQERSWEASTYLTYKTFDSLRTMFKSARAIQDWFTNCAYIISTIFGEPVEWITPLGFPVIQPYSKFKKSKNQANKIERVDTLKQKNSFPPNFIHSLDSTHMMLTSLFCEQTGMTFMSVHDCYWTHPCTIDQMNKICREQFVALHSEPILDNFSKYLHERYLKKSNPLLDTFSEKEIENIKNNFNSVPEKGSFKLDNVLNSVYFFS, encoded by the exons ATGAACGATATGTTCTTATACAGAAGTGAAATTGAAGAagatttatcaataaaaaataagttacaaataaaaaatatagtaaaaaataatgattctcGACGGAATATTCTAAAGGTatcttcaaaaaaatataaaaagatggaAGCAATGGATCTAAATGGACAACTTATATTAGCACAAATAGATGTTTATTTAGCTTGTAAAATGTTTGGAAAAGtgcaaaaattgttaaaaattttaaaaaataaaattaatgatatgtcacatataatacataggGATGCTTGTAATATTATCCTTGAATTTTATTCTTCAGACAGAAACCTGACaagatttttacaaatatataattatatgataaataattctataattCCTGATCCACAAACTTATGCAGCTGCTTTTGATATAATTAGcacgatgaaaaataaaaaacatcaATCAG acttatttaataaattcgagTCAGATATGATCAGTAATGGTATATCGTTccatgatatttttaatatgtcaAAATTCACATTACATCaaccaaaaaatattttggaaaCAATACGATTCTTTCGACCAGAATATCAACCAGAATATTCTATGCCTCAGATGTCATATAATTGTAAACTTTTAAAtcgtattaatgaaattaattcacGTGAAAATCCAGTAGAAGGTTTATTATCTCTTCAAGACTTAAAGAATTCTTTAATGATGCAGATAAATcaagaaaatcgatttattatacCTATAAAGAGTGTTGAAAAATTCGATCCATCAAATAATGATACAATTTCATATTGT aaacaaaaattagCTGACTTGGAATCCTCTTGGAGGGAAGTTGCTTCGAAAGCTTTTGAGAAGAATCTGAAGTACTTAGAACAAAAAGAACATGATTTAAAGTCTTCAACATTAATTCTTTATCCATTTTTAAAGGTTCTTCCGACagaacgatatataaatattatcttacaagaaataagaaatttgtCGGATAATTCTGAATCCTTTACTCTACCACTTTCAgtgttatatgtaaatatgggATTTTTAGTTTATAGGGAATACgag ataCATACTAAGAAAAATAACGGTGTTATGGATAaagtaattgatatttataataagtatTTAGACTGGTACTGTCAAACTGGTcctttaaatattgaaaaaggtGTAAATAGTCGTATTGCATGgagtaaatttatatatgaaaatcagCATTATGGTGCTTCCTTGGATAAGGAATCTATACAATGGCCTTATATTGTATGCATGAATATAgggaaatttttatatcagatcattataaatgatatcaaaATTAACACAGATTCTCACACAGCAAATCCATCAATGTGTGAGAAACCAGCTTTTTATACACTATTcagaagtaaaggaaaaaaccTGATAGAACAG ATTAAGCCTCATCCTAATTTACATAAGTTGTATAAAGATACACagtcaaatacattaatatttgaaGCACCATTTCTACCATCTCTATGTCCACCACGTCCTTGGGTTTCTGTAGATTCTGGaggatatacatttttaaagaCAAATTTTGTGAGAATTCCATATTATGCG aAAGCTAAACAAATACAAGCATTGAAGAGTACATCTCCAGAACAACTTTTCCCAGCATTTGATAATTTGAATCAATTAGGATCCGTACCATGGAAAATTAATACTGACGTACTCGATATCTTAATCAAG GTATTTCAAAATGGTGGTTCAGAGAAGTTAAATGTACCAGAATCGCCTTCTATTTTATTGCCTGTAGAAGATACgacagaaaatataaatataaaagataacagTTGTATTTCGAAGACAAAACtgcagttaaaaaaaaagaaagaagaaatgtatTCATTGTGGTGTGACTGTCTTTATAAACTATCTGTTGCAAATCAC taTCGAAATAATGTATTTTGGTTGCCACACAATTTGGATTTTAGAGGAAGAGTATATCCTGTACCTCCTCATCTGACTCATTTAGGATCAGATTTAGCACGTTCAATTATGATATTTGCTCAAAAGAAACCTTTAGGTCCAAATGGCTTGGATTGGTTAAAAATTCATACTATTAATTTAAGTGGTTTAATGAAACGTGCAAATGTTAAGGACCGGCTTAAATTTGCAAATGacaatatagataaaattgtGGATAGTGCAGAACATCCCTTGACG gGTGATATGTGGTGGGCAGAATCAGCTGAGCCTTGGCAAACCTTGGCATCATGTATAGAAATAACTAAGGCTCTAAAATCTCCGAATACAGAAGAATATTTAAGTGGTCTTCCAATACATCAAGATGGAAGTTGCAATGGTCTGCAACATTATGCTGCACTCGGACGAGATCAAAGTGGAGCAGAAAATGTTAACTTACAATCTGCTGATACACCGCAAGATATTTACAGTGTTGTCGTTAATatg GTTGAGGATTTAAGATCACAAGATGCAGAAAAGGGTGTATTAATTGCAAAAATGTTAGAAGgacatataaatagaaaagttataaaacaaacaataatGACTACTGTTTATGGTGTAACCAAGTATGGTGCTAGATTACAAATCTTGAAACAATTAAAAG ATTTAGAGAAGTTCCCACAAGAACGTTCTTGGGAAGCAAGTACATACCTAACTTACAAAACATTTGATAGTTTACGAACAATGTTTAAAAGTGCAAGAGCAATTCAAGATTGGTTCACAAATTGtgcatatattatttcaacgatATTTGGTGAGCCTGTTGAATGGATTACACCTTTAGGATTTCCAGTTATACAACCATAttctaaatttaaaaaatccaAGAATCAAGCAAATAAAATAGA GAGAGTAGATActcttaaacaaaaaaattcatttcctcCGAATTTTATACATTCTTTGGATTCTACTCACATGATGCTTACTAGTTTATTCTGTGAACAAACTGGCATGACATTTATGTCAGTGCATGATTGTTATTGGACACATCCTTGTACTATAGATCAAATGAATAAg attTGTAGGGAACAATTTGTTGCCCTCCATTCAGAGCCTATTTTggataatttttcaaagtatcttcatgaaagatatttaaagaaaag cAATCCTTTATTGGATACGTttagtgaaaaagaaatagaaaatataaaaaataatttcaattctgTACCAGAGAAAGGTTCGTTCAAACTTGACAATGTTTTAAActctgtatatttttttagttAA